A window of the Henckelia pumila isolate YLH828 chromosome 3, ASM3356847v2, whole genome shotgun sequence genome harbors these coding sequences:
- the LOC140887892 gene encoding uncharacterized protein, whose amino-acid sequence MVSVLKLSVACLELCLKDHISGVLIFAEKLQYFAKILTVPYSTLGMNGNVIYKDHDIDNGAQSKNEWESLLKPFDLEELRKSLNKITPFQLNKLLQLPLDLPTSMELFQWAGGQKGYRHTFDVYYTLIDKVGSMKEFKIIDKLLLQMKEEGVFFRESVFIMIMRHYGKAGKPGQATRLLLDMRNTFSCDPTFKSYNVVLDVLLAGNCPKVAPNVIYDMLNKGIAPTVFTFARVMKALCMVNEVDSACSLLRDMTKHGCVPNSIVYMTLIHALSKANRVNEALRLLEEMFLMACTPDVNTFNDVIIGLCHVDRIYEAAKMVDRMLVRGIAPDAVTYGVLMQGLCKTGQVDEARTLLKKVPNPNIVQFNTLINGYLTQGRFEEAKAILKDSMSSAGCEPNIYTYNILIRGLCGKGLFSSARQLLEDMSLKGFKPNEITYTILIDGFCKQGRLKEADGIVNEMSCRGLCLNTVGYNCIISALCKAGQVHEALKLFRDMLSKGCKADIFTYNSLINGFSKVDMMDEALSMYRDMFMEGVIANTVTYNTLIQAFLKKNSMQEAFNLVNDMLFRGFPLDNFTYTGLIRALCEDGSVEKALGLFDEMVRKGLRPNNLSCNILITGLCRTGKVQNALEFLREMIFRGLKPDIVTYNSLISGLCKMQRIPDAYNLFEKLKFDGVCPDSITYNILIGSCCKAGMFEEACSLLSKGVASGLNPDSVTWHILVSNLFKLVVRRVN is encoded by the coding sequence ATGGTTTCGGTCTTGAAACTTTCAGTTGCCTGTTTAGAGTTATGCTTAAAAGATCATATCTCAGGGGTACTTATATTTGCTGAAAAGTTGCAATATTTTGCCAAGATTCTTACAGTTCCATATTCTACATTGGGGATGAATGGAAATGTGATTTACAAAGATCATGATATTGATAATGGGGCACAGTCTAAAAATGAATGGGAAAGTTTACTTAAACCTTTTGACCTTGAAGAGCTCCGGAAATCACTCAATAAAATCACACCATTTCAGCTCAACAAATTACTGCAGCTCCCACTGGATCTGCCCACATCAATGGAGCTTTTCCAGTGGGCTGGTGGCCAAAAGGGCTACCGCCACACCTTTGATGTATATTATACTCTGATTGATAAGGTTGGGTCCATGAAAGAGTTTAAGATTATCGATAAGTTATTATTGCAGATGAAGGAAGAAGGAGTATTTTTCAGGGAATCAGTTTTTATTATGATCATGCGGCATTATGGAAAAGCTGGCAAGCCTGGTCAAGCGACTAGGCTGCTTTTGGATATGCGAAATACCTTTTCATGTGATCCAACTTTCAAATCTTATAATGTTGTGCTGGATGTTCTGTTGGCTGGAAATTGTCCAAAAGTTGCGCCGAATGTTATTTACGATATGTTGAATAAGGGCATCGCTCCTACCGTCTTCACCTTTGCTAGAGTAATGAAAGCACTTTGCATGGTGAATGAGGTTGATTCTGCATGCTCCCTCCTTAGAGACATGACAAAACATGGGTGTGTTCCGAATTCAATAGTTTATATGACACTTATACATGCACTGTCTAAAGCTAACCGAGTGAATGAAGCTTTGAGATTGTTGGAGGAGATGTTTCTTATGGCTTGTACACCAGATGTCAACACATTTAATGATGTTATAATTGGCCTTTGCCACGTTGATCGCATTTATGAAGCTGCAAAAATGGTAGATAGGATGCTTGTTCGAGGTATTGCCCCTGATGCTGTAACTTATGGAGTTTTAATGCAAGGATTATGCAAGACAGGTCAAGTAGATGAAGCAAGAACATTACTGAAGAAAGTGCCCAACCCAAACATTGTCCAGTTTAATACTCTAATTAATGGATATTTGACACAGGGACGATTtgaagaagccaaagctatTTTAAAGGATAGCATGTCGAGTGCTGGTTGTGAGCCAAACATCTATACATATAACATTCTTATTCGTGGACTTTGTGGGAAGGGTTTGTTTTCCTCGGCTCGTCAACTTTTGGAGGATATGTCACTTAAAGGTTTTAAGCCAAATGAGATAACCTACACCATTTTGATTGATGGGTTCTGTAAGCAAGGTCGTCTGAAGGAAGCTGATGGCATTGTAAATGAGATGTCATGTAGAGGTCTTTGCCTAAATACGGTAGGTTATAATTGTATAATATCTGCGCTATGCAAGGCTGGACAAGTCCATGAGGCACTAAAACTGTTTAGAGATATGCTGAGCAAAGGATGTAAAGCGGATATTTTTACCTACAATTCCTTGATTAATGGGTTCTCCAAAGTTGATATGATGGATGAGGCTCTCAGCATGTATCGAGATATGTTCATGGAAGGAGTAATTGCTAACACTGTGACCTACAACACCTTGATTCAAGCTTTTCTGAAGAAAAACTCTATGCAAGAagcatttaatcttgtaaatgaTATGTTATTCAGAGGTTTCCCCCTTGACAATTTCACTTACACAGGCCTTATAAGAGCACTTTGTGAAGATGGGTCTGTGGAAAAGGCTTTGGGCCTTTTCGATGAAATGGTGAGGAAGGGGCTGCGTCCTAATAACTTATCGTGCAATATATTAATCACTGGTTTATGTAGAACTGGAAAAGTGCAAAATGCACTTGAATTTTTAAGGGAGATGATTTTCCGAGGATTGAAACCTGATATAGTCACATATAACAGTCTTATTAGTGGTTTATGCAAGATGCAGCGGATCCCGGATGCTTATaatctttttgaaaaattgaaatttgatggTGTCTGTCCAGATTCAATCACTTATAACATCTTGATTGGATCTTGCTGTAAAGCAGGTATGTTTGAAGAAGCCTGTTCGCTTCTAAGTAAAGGAGTGGCTAGTGGATTGAATCCTGATAGTGTTACTTGGCATATTCTAGTTTCCAACTTGTTTAAACTAGTTGTAAGGAGGGTAAACTAA